In Burkholderia vietnamiensis LMG 10929, a single genomic region encodes these proteins:
- a CDS encoding PilN family type IVB pilus formation outer membrane protein has product MKKSLIAIAVVTALLLSGCDTFQHASHVETSAENDKATIAGHMNAVSQSQTHANDTVQYLSKQWVSLTPILETVAAKGPRLDCGKMNIVTNEPVSVYEFGQVITKKCGIPVHVTDDAIAAIYNPDLTAGRTQTPTGQTAAGAASVVPPLAPNAQSTVKIADDHKIDINCRGCDLNEVMDMVVSRLGVSWRPDEDGHSIRIYNIDTQTFPVHLIGSGTDGSDTDMRSEFRSGMTQVNGVSSSQGGGAGAASGGGSGSSSTMQTTVVALKTSLWKEIQNNLETIAGKGNVSVAPSMGSVTVTASREKLDAAKRYIDSKNKLFDKFVTFNVQLISVTFSNTDSAGVSWNALYKTLTGKYGISVANTFAAPTNAINGAFSILSTSGSPWAGTQAIVSALNEQGAARLLRSTQLPTMNLNAVATQTGEQQSYLASTSTTQTAQVGSSTALQPGTINTGFNISMFPYIREDNKIQLRMNINLSSQKGQPRVVESNGSKAELPDISLPLNTSNTIRVRPGDTVMLAGQDYDDENSTRDGAGTAKFFGFGGGVNVTRSHTMLVVLITPVLADD; this is encoded by the coding sequence ATGAAAAAATCGCTCATCGCAATTGCGGTCGTGACAGCGCTTCTGCTCTCCGGGTGCGACACGTTCCAGCATGCTTCGCATGTCGAAACGTCAGCCGAGAACGACAAGGCGACGATCGCCGGGCACATGAATGCAGTGTCGCAATCGCAAACGCACGCTAACGATACGGTGCAGTACCTCTCGAAGCAGTGGGTCAGTTTGACTCCGATTCTTGAGACGGTCGCCGCCAAAGGTCCGCGCCTCGACTGCGGCAAGATGAACATAGTGACGAACGAGCCTGTGTCGGTCTATGAATTCGGCCAAGTCATCACCAAGAAGTGCGGTATTCCGGTGCACGTGACCGATGACGCAATTGCGGCGATCTATAACCCCGATTTGACCGCCGGCCGTACTCAAACGCCAACCGGCCAGACAGCCGCAGGCGCCGCGAGTGTCGTGCCGCCGTTGGCCCCCAACGCACAATCGACCGTGAAAATCGCGGACGATCACAAGATCGACATCAATTGCCGTGGCTGTGATCTGAACGAGGTCATGGACATGGTTGTTTCACGCCTCGGCGTATCGTGGCGGCCGGACGAGGATGGACACTCCATCAGGATCTACAACATCGACACGCAGACTTTTCCTGTCCATCTGATCGGGAGCGGCACCGATGGTAGCGATACGGACATGCGATCGGAATTCCGAAGCGGTATGACGCAGGTGAACGGCGTTTCCTCCTCGCAGGGGGGGGGAGCCGGTGCTGCGTCTGGCGGTGGGTCGGGGTCCAGTTCGACGATGCAAACCACGGTCGTTGCGCTCAAAACGTCCCTCTGGAAAGAAATCCAGAACAACCTCGAAACGATCGCCGGCAAGGGGAACGTGAGCGTGGCTCCGTCGATGGGGAGCGTGACGGTTACGGCATCTCGCGAGAAGCTGGACGCGGCGAAGCGATACATCGATAGCAAGAACAAGCTATTCGACAAGTTCGTCACGTTCAACGTGCAGTTGATTTCAGTAACGTTCAGCAACACGGATTCTGCCGGCGTGAGCTGGAACGCCCTGTACAAGACGTTGACGGGTAAGTACGGAATCAGTGTGGCCAATACCTTCGCGGCACCTACGAATGCGATCAACGGCGCGTTCTCGATTCTCAGCACCTCTGGATCGCCGTGGGCTGGTACGCAGGCAATCGTGAGCGCGCTGAACGAGCAGGGTGCGGCACGGCTGCTGAGAAGCACTCAACTTCCCACAATGAACCTGAATGCGGTGGCGACGCAGACCGGCGAGCAGCAGAGCTATCTTGCGAGCACAAGTACCACGCAAACTGCTCAGGTCGGCTCGAGCACGGCCTTGCAGCCCGGAACGATCAACACGGGCTTCAACATCTCGATGTTCCCGTATATCCGCGAGGACAACAAAATCCAGCTTCGGATGAACATCAATTTGTCGAGCCAGAAGGGGCAACCGCGTGTGGTGGAGAGCAACGGTTCGAAGGCTGAACTGCCGGACATTTCTCTTCCGCTCAACACATCGAACACGATTCGCGTGCGGCCCGGTGACACGGTGATGCTTGCCGGCCAGGACTACGACGACGAGAACTCGACCCGTGACGGCGCCGGAACGGCGAAGTTCTTCGGGTTCGGCGGAGGCGTGAACGTCACGAGGAGTCACACCATGCTCGTCGTGCTCATTACCCCGGTTCTTGCGGACGACTGA
- a CDS encoding TcpQ domain-containing protein, whose protein sequence is MKRLVIPVLLVPSVAMAGVVMVDDPTSSAAAPATSASTATVLASVSPAQGQVVVGGPIGPATQVVPAPEAPKAWTAAAGSTLRESIQKWADEAQWHLVWNAPDGPDKQVNYPIVIALQFAGPVEKAVADCISLYEKARKPLAVLIQPEQRAFIVQLKNN, encoded by the coding sequence ATGAAACGTCTAGTAATTCCAGTGCTCTTGGTTCCGTCGGTCGCGATGGCCGGGGTGGTGATGGTCGATGATCCGACGTCGAGCGCAGCCGCGCCGGCAACGTCGGCATCGACAGCCACCGTGCTCGCGAGCGTGAGCCCGGCCCAAGGCCAAGTGGTCGTCGGCGGCCCGATTGGGCCTGCAACGCAGGTTGTGCCCGCGCCCGAGGCGCCGAAGGCCTGGACGGCAGCGGCTGGATCGACGCTGCGCGAGTCAATTCAGAAATGGGCGGACGAGGCGCAATGGCATCTCGTGTGGAACGCGCCGGACGGCCCGGACAAGCAAGTGAACTATCCGATCGTTATTGCCTTGCAGTTTGCAGGGCCGGTGGAGAAGGCTGTTGCCGACTGCATCTCCCTTTATGAGAAAGCGCGGAAACCCCTTGCGGTTCTCATTCAGCCCGAGCAACGGGCGTTCATCGTCCAACTGAAGAACAACTGA